A window of the Ostrea edulis chromosome 1, xbOstEdul1.1, whole genome shotgun sequence genome harbors these coding sequences:
- the LOC130050483 gene encoding trichoplein keratin filament-binding protein-like, translated as MALPSMPHYWTTRRNVYEQAIVRNRNHDDHLRERWGHTADYFQKSNIAATKQTEWESEKSLKSSMDAYQKGKDSEKKAKNLALRREKLAAMLRQERYKFEAELKGYSLDNFDRLEDMKDRVDSLRSAREEKRKNLAEEKLYEHWRQNNPDIRKIEAEQLKDHVVDKWGSQMEEFREKEEQERIEKEKFEREMEEERKAALELERQKEEDRLEEEKKWKDVLREQMFELRDREAEAERLKKEQDALQTEQWRLEDLEDERKKMESARGQREMGRMLLRQHKAQMMRRSRQIQEELEQDKRMLEALIERENEEREMLTTRREKAQADAAWMKQVIEDQLRVEKAREAELDMLYQEEAARMWEKRDAEWARESKARERLMSEVFKDRQQQIEEKLEEVQQEREESLRQREKLIAEMEIANQMTQRDLEKAEEQKEALKLDLEGQITSRQEQKLTSRQRMMEEEENEKRQEQDYEDFLQKETERMRVRGFAPKNFGRRTAWM; from the exons ATGGCATTACCATCCATGCCGCACTACTGGACAACCCGAAGGAACGTTTACGAGCAGGCCATTGTTAGGAATCGAAATCATGATGACCATCTACGAGAGAGGTGGGGCCACACAGCTGACTACTTCCAGAAGTCTAACATAGCAGCAACAAAACAGACGGAATGGGAGTCCGAAAAATCCCTGAAGTCCAG TATGGATGCCTACCAGAAAGGAAAAGACTCTGAAAAGAAAGCAAAAAACTTGGCTCTACGCAGAGAGAAACTAGCAGCCATGTTAAGACAGGAGAGATATAAGTTTGAA GCAGAACTGAAGGGATATTCATTGGACAATTTTGATCGTCTGGAAGATATGAAGGATCGAGTGGACTCCTTAAGGAGTGCTCGAGAAGAAAAACGAAAAAAT TTGGCTGAGGAGAAACTTTATGAACACTGGAGACAAAACAACCCAGATATCAGAAAG attgaagcGGAGCAGCTGAAGGATCATGTGGTGGACAAGTGGGGGTCTCAAATGGAAGAGTTTAGAGAG AAAGAAGAGCAGGAAAGAATTGAGAAAGAAAAGTTCGAGAGAGAAATGGAAGAAGAACGAAAAGCAGCACTGGAATTGGAGAGACAGAAGGAAGAAGATCGGTTAGAGGAGGAGAAGAAATGGAAGGATGTATTGAGGGAGCAGATGTTTGAGCTCCGAGATCGAGAAGCTGAG GCGGAGAGACTGAAGAAGGAACAGGACGCCCTGCAGACAGAACAGTGGAGGCTGGAAGATTTAGAAGATGAACGCAAAAAGATGGAGTCAGCTCGTGGTCAACGCGAAATGGG TCGCATGCTACTGAGGCAGCACAAGGCTCAGATGATGAGAAGATCTCGACAAATCCAAGAAGAGCTG GAACAAGACAAGAGGATGTTAGAGGCTCTGATTGAGAGAGAAAACGAGGAACGAGAGATGCTGACCACACGACGGGAAAAGGCCCAAGCCGACGCAGCATGGATGAAGCAG GTGATCGAGGATCAGTTACGAGTAGAGAAGGCGAGAGAGGCAGAGCTGGACATGTTGTATCA AGAGGAAGCAGCTCGAATGTGGGAGAAGAGGGATGCAGAGTGGGCCCGAGAAAGCAAGGCCAGGGAGAGGCTGATGTCAGAG GTATTTAAAGATAGACAACAACAGATTGAGGAGAAGTTAGAGGAGGTGCAGCAGGAACGAGAAGAATCGCTACGGCAACGGGAAAAACTGATCGCGGAGATGGAGATAGCAAATCAAATGACACAACGTGATCTTGAAAAGGCTGAAGAACAGAAAGAGGCCCTCAAACTCGACCTCGAAGGACAG ATCACATCACGTCAAGAGCAGAAGTTGACGTCCCGACAGAGGATGATGGAAgaggaagaaaatgaaaaacgtCAAGAGCAGGACTACGAGGACTTCCTGCAAAAGGAGACGGAGAGAATGAGAGTTCGGGGTTTTGCCCCAAAG AATTTCGGAAGGAGGACTGCCTGGATGTAA